One Vigna unguiculata cultivar IT97K-499-35 chromosome 11, ASM411807v1, whole genome shotgun sequence DNA window includes the following coding sequences:
- the LOC114169445 gene encoding cytosolic sulfotransferase 15-like has product MAEERQMKKEDELTLSLPRERGWRVPDLYLFQQFWCPSIFIKGVNILQKQFEAKDSDIIVASFPKSGTTWLKAIAFAIVNRQYFSIHNHPLLTSNPHQLVPFVELMHFPDTHFPTTEPRLFGTHIPFPSLSESITECDSKIIYICRNPFDTFISAWDYFDKIKDHSLSALTMDEAFEMYCNGIIEFGPWWSHMLGYWNESIVRPNKVLFLKYEDLKENVNFCVKRVAEFLGFPFTQEEEGNGVVESIIKLCSFEKMKGLEVNKSGMLFKVLENKHFFRKGEIGDWVNYFSPSMTEKLSKMVEEKLSGSGLSFEIMHS; this is encoded by the coding sequence ATGGCAGAGGAAAGACAAATGAAGAAAGAAGATGAACTAACTCTCTCTCTTCCCAGAGAGAGGGGTTGGAGAGTCCCTGATCTCTATCTATTCCAACAATTTTGGTGCCCTTCAATTTTCATAAAAGGGGTAAACATTCTTCAGAAACAGTTTGAAGCAAAAGACAGTGATATCATTGTTGCAAGTTTTCCAAAATCAGGTACTACATGGTTGAAAGCCATTGCTTTCGCCATTGTGAATCGCCAATACTTCTCCATTCATAACCATCCATTGCTTACTTCAAATCCTCATCAACTTGTGCCTTTCGTTGAACTGATGCATTTTCCTGATACTCATTTCCCAACAACTGAGCCAAGACTTTTTGGAACTCACATTCCATTCCCTTCATTGTCTGAGTCGATCACAGAGTGTGATAGtaagataatttatatttgCAGGAACCCTTTTGACACTTTCATTTCAGCATGGGATTACTTTGATAAAATTAAGGACCACTCTTTGTCTGCATTAACAATGGATGAAGCTTTTGAAATGTATTGCAATGGGATAATTGAGTTTGGTCCATGGTGGAGTCATATGCTAGGTTACTGGAATGAGAGCATAGTTAGACCTAACAAAGTTCTGTTCTTAAAATATGAAGATCTTAAAGAGAATGTTAACTTCTGTGTGAAAAGAGTTGCAGAGTTTTTAGGGTTTCCTTTCActcaagaagaagaaggcaaTGGAGTGGTTGAAAGCATAATCAAGTTATGTAGCTTTGAGAAGATGAAGGGTTTGGAAGTGAATAAATCTGGAATGTTGTTCAAAGTCCTTGAGAATAAGCACTTCTTTCGGAAAGGAGAAATCGGAGACTGGGTGAATTATTTTTCTCCTTCAATGACAGAAAAACTATCGAAAATGGTGGAAGAAAAATTAAGTGGATCTGGTTTATCATTTGAAATAATGCACTCATGA
- the LOC114169446 gene encoding cytosolic sulfotransferase 15-like, protein MEDELILSSLAKERGWAIPDLYLFQQFWCPSTLIKEVNNFQKQFEAKDSDIFVASFPKSGTTWLKAIAFAIVNRQRFSIHNHPLLTSNPHQLVPPVEPVYRGDVDFPTIEPRLFGTHTPFPSLPNSIMESNSKIIYICRNPFDTFVSSWIYYDKIKREPLTTLKIEEAFEMYCDGIIEFGPWWSHMLGYWKESLANPNKVLFLKYEDLKDDANFQVKRIAEFLGFPFTQEEENNQVIESIIKLCSFEEMKNLEVNKSGIIHRFADKKYYFRKGETRDWLNYFSPSMTEKLTKIMEEKFGESGLSFMI, encoded by the coding sequence ATGGAAGATGAACTAATTCTCTCATCGCTCGCCAAAGAGAGAGGTTGGGCAATCCCTGATCTCTATCTATTCCAACAATTTTGGTGCCCATCCACTCTCATAAAAGAGgtaaacaattttcaaaaacaGTTTGAAGCAAAAGACAGTGATATTTTTGTTGCAAGTTTTCCAAAATCAGGCACTACATGGTTGAAAGCCATTGCTTTCGCCATTGTTAATCGCCAACGCTTCTCCATTCATAATCATCCATTGCTTACTTCCAACCCTCATCAACTTGTGCCTCCTGTTGAACCTGTGTATCGTGGTGATGTCGATTTTCCAACTATTGAACCAAGACTTTTTGGAACTCACACTCCATTCCCTTCCTTGCCCAACTCCATCATGGAATCTAATTCtaagattatttatatttgtaggAACCCTTTTGACACTTTTGTTTCATCATGGATTTACTATGATAAAATTAAGCGTGAGCCTTTGACCACACTGAAAATTGAGGAAGCTTTTGAAATGTATTGTGATGGGATAATTGAGTTTGGTCCATGGTGGAGTCATATGCTAGGTTATTGGAAGGAGAGCTTAGCGAATCCAAATAAGGTTTTGTTCTTGAAGTATGAAGATCTTAAAGATGATGCCAATTTTCAAGTCAAAAGAATTGCAGAATTTTTGGGTTTTCCTTTCACCCAAGAGGAAGAAAACAACCAAGTGATCGAAAGCATAATCAAGTTATGTAGCTTTGAGGAGATGAAGAACTTGGAAGTCAATAAATCTGGAATAATACACCGATTTGCGGATAAAAAGTACTATTTTCGCAAAGGAGAAACTAGAGattggttaaattatttttctccttCCATGAcagaaaaattaacaaaaattatggaAGAAAAATTTGGTGAATCGGGTTTATCATTTATGATTTAG
- the LOC114169447 gene encoding uncharacterized protein LOC114169447, whose protein sequence is MDSSEGSEYSEQGPQTLDRGLSDDEWVSKELGSDIGEVEEDEGTYFSEKGDFVEAIRSYALENGRSLKIVKNDRRRVRVKCLGGKGKCPWLAYCGYMQAVKSWQLRKIVDTHTCSREFNLRLINAKWERAIATESVEGSFKDQYKRLYDYAHELLKTNPGSTVKLKVKENEGEPIFERFYTCFKILPIAYVVVEVENKDSWTWFLDLLIEDLGGKQLCGGCTFISDQQKGLLPTIQDLLPGVDQRFCVRHLYANFRKRFPGKNLKRLMWSAASTTHPEAWEQEMRNTKEINVEAFKYLIAIPPRYWSRSRFTHTAQSDTIVNNMSEAFNSVLVTTRTKPIIKMLEEIRIYLMNRWAANRESWSADKIFEVRHVSQIGDKFVVNIDEASCTCRKWSISGIPCCHALSAMKFLGINGEDFISTWFRKNTYEETYSSIIFPINGQNVWDITPYPDLLPPEKRIMLGRPKKKRRLQDWELRKDETQMTNAGLRKRCGFCKQLDHNKNKCSQYKAHLKTTSEASNQPNPPTAVPSTQSSEQQNPTPVPSAQSSQQQNPPLVPSAQSSQQQNPP, encoded by the exons ATGGATAGTAGTGAGGGAAGTGAATACAGTGAGCAGGGACCGCAAACGTTGGACAGGGGCTTGTCAGACGATGAATGGGTATCAAAAGAGTTGGGAAGTGATATTGGTGAAGTTGAGGAAGATGAAG GTACGTATTTTAGTGAGAAGGGGGATTTTGTTGAAGCCATAAGAAGCTACGCATTGGAAAATGGTAGAAGtcttaaaatagttaaaaatgacAGGAGGAGGGTGCGAGTGAAGTGTCTGGGTGGTAAGGGAAAATGTCCATGGCTTGCTTACTGTGGTTATATGCAAGCAGTTAAGTCTTGGCAGTTGAGGAAAATAGTTGATACCCACACCTGCAGTAGAGAATTTAACCTTCGTTTGATTAATGCTAAATG GGAAAGGGCAATAGCAACAGAAAGTGTTGAGGGCTCCTTTAAAGACCAATATAAGAGGTTGTACGATTACGCACATGAGCTGCTGAAAACAAATCCTGGATCAACTGTGAAACTGAAGGTTAAGGAGAATGAAGGTGAACCCATTTTTGAGAGGTTTTATACATGTTTCAAG ATCCTGCCCATTGCTTATGTTGTCGTTGAGGTGGAGAATAAGGACTCCTGGACTTGGTTTTTAGACCTATTGATTGAAGATCTAGGTGGGAAACAACTATGTGGAGGGTGCACATTCATATCAGACCAACAAAAG GGTCTGTTACCAACTATTCAAGATCTACTTCCTGGTGTGGATCAAAGATTTTGCGTGAGGCATTTGTATGCCAATTTCAGGAAGAGATTCCCTGGTAAGAACCTCAAACGACTAATGTGGAGCGCTGCATCTACCACACATCCAGAGGCATGGGAGCAAGAAATGAGGAATACTAAAGAAATCAATGTTGAGGCATTCAAATACTTGATTGCAATTCCCCCAAG ATATTGGTCACGTTCTCGATTCACTCATACTGCCCAATCTGATACAATAGTCAACAACATGTCAGAGGCTTTTAATAGTGTTCTGGTCACTACAAGGACTAAGCCAATAATCAAAATGCTGGAAGAAATCAGAATATACCTGATGAATAGATGGGCAGCCAACAGAGAAAG CTGGTCAGCAGACAAAATCTTTGAGGTCAGACATGTCTCACAAATTGGGGACAAGTTTGTGGTCAACATAGACGAAGCATCATGCACATGTCGAAAATGGAGCATAAGTGGGATTCCGTGCTGCCATGCTCTTTCTGCAATGAAGTTTTTGGGGATTAATGGAGAAGACTTCATCTCTACTTGGTTTAGGAAGAACACCTACGAGGAAACCTATTCCTCAATCATATTCCCCATCAATGGTCAGAATGTATGGGACATAACACCATATCCTGATTTGTTGCCACCTGAGAAAAGAATTATGCTAGGAAGaccaaagaagaagagaagattaCAAGATTGGGAGCTTAGGAAAGATGAGACGCAAATGACAAATGCTGGATTAAGAAAAAGATGTGGATTTTGTAAGCAACTTGATCACAACAAAAACAAGTGCTCCCAATATAAGGCACATTTGAAGACAACATCTGAAGCATCTAACCAACCAAACCCACCAACAGCAGTGCCTTCTACTCAATCATCTGAACAACAAAACCCCACACCAGTGCCTTCTGCTCAATCATCTCAACAACAAAACCCACCACTAGTGCCTTCTGCTCAATCATCTCAACAACAAAACCCACCATGA
- the LOC114169127 gene encoding cytosolic sulfotransferase 15-like, giving the protein MEANAEDEIILSSLPIERGFGTPSMCLFQEFWCPSTLVKGLNIFHKQFEAKDSDIFVASFPKSGTTWLKAITFAIVNRQSLSSIDNHPLLTSNPHQLIPFIEIMCRDDADWPSTEPRVFGTHTPLPSLPNSIMECNCKIIYICRNPFDIFVSAWIFFDNIKQESLTPLKIEEAFEMYCDGIIEFGPWWSHMLGYWKESLAKPDKVLFLKYEDLKDDANFQVKRIAEFLGFPFTQEEENNQVIESISKLCSFEEMKNLEVNKSGLLFPSVENKSFFRKGESRDWVNYFSPSMTEKLSQIMEEKFGESGLSFMI; this is encoded by the coding sequence ATGGAAGCAAATGCAGAAGATGAAATAATTCTCTCATCCCTCCCAATAGAGAGGGGTTTTGGAACACCCAGTATGTGTCTATTTCAAGAGTTTTGGTGTCCATCAACTCTTGTAAAAGGGCTAAACATTTTTCACAAGCAGTTTGAAGCAAAAGATAGTGATATTTTTGTTGCAAGTTTTCCCAAATCAGGCACTACATGGTTGAAAGCCATTACTTTTGCCATTGTCAATCGCCAAAGCTTGTCCTCCATTGACAACCATCCATTGCTTACTTCCAATCCTCATCAACTTATACCATTTATTGAAATTATGTGTCGTGATGATGCCGATTGGCCAAGTACTGAACCAAGAGTTTTTGGAACTCACACTCCACTCCCTTCCTTGCCCAACTCCATCATGGAATGTAATTGTAAGATTATTTATATCTGTAGGAACCcttttgacatttttgtttCAGCATGGATTTTCTTTGATAACATTAAGCAAGAGTCTTTGACCCCATTGAAAATTGAGGAAGCTTTTGAAATGTATTGTGATGGGATAATTGAGTTTGGTCCATGGTGGAGTCATATGTTAGGTTATTGGAAGGAGAGCTTAGCGAAACCAGATAAGGTTTTGTTCTTGAAGTATGAAGATCTTAAAGATGATGCCAATTTTCAAGTCAAAAGAATTGCAGAATTTTTGGGTTTTCCTTTCACCCAAGAGGAAGAAAATAATCAAGTGATCGAAAGCATAAGCAAGTTATGTAGCTTTGAGGAGATGAAGAACTTGGAAGTCAATAAATCTGGACTATTATTCCCATCTGTGGAGAACAAGAGCTTTTTTCGGAAAGGAGAAAGCAGAGATTGggtaaattatttttctccttCCATGACAGAAAAACTATCACAAATCATGGAAGAAAAATTTGGTGAATCAGGTTTGTCATTTATGATTTAG